GGGCAGCAAGTGCGTCCAACGCGCCTCTCAATTCATAGAGGTGACCGACCCGACGGGCATCGAGCGGCGCAACCTGCAGCCCGCGTCCGGGTGCGTCCTCGACCAGACCGTCCTTCTTCAGGAGCCGGAATGCCTGCAGAACGGGGGAGCGAGATACGGCGAGTTGCTCCGCGATTTCCTCCTGAACGATGCGCGTTCCCGGAGCAAGCGAGCCCTCGCTAATGGCGTCAAGCAGCACTCTGTAGACCTCGTCTACATAGTCTGGTCGCGACTGCAATTTCAAGAGTTTTGCTGGCATGATGACGAGCGCTGTGAATACAGAATACTGTCAGCTTACCAGCATTGCCAGGCGCGATGGGTTGTCTGGAATCAAAGGGGACAGTTTTGACTCGTGGTCCATTCGATATCAACGGATGACCGGGGACAAGCACGCGAACCAGAGCGGGATTTCCGAATGGAGCCTGGATTCGTACAACAGATCCGGTTGCACATAGCTCGCCATGAACGCGCTTTCAAGCGCCTCCCGTGCGTCGCGACCATCCTTCGCGTCACTTTGCTGAACAAGAACGACAGCAGAAGTCGCGCAGTACCGCTCGGCTTGTCTGACGCTGAAGGCGGCATCATCGAGCAGGCCTTTCGCGCTGCAGCGATTTGCATCCCGCACGACAATCGACACGAGCCCACCGGTCGTCCGACCCAGAACCCACCCGGCGCAAAACCGACCGAATGCGTCAACGTCGGTCAGCACGCGTATCAGACCTGTCAGTCCTTCAAACTGCCCCTTTGCTTGCAGGACTGCACGAGCCGCCGGCGGAATCGCATCTGCGTCTATCCACGCAGTAAGCGCCGAGTTGGGCCGTTCGCTTTCTCTGAATGAAAAGCCCGTCTCGCCAATCGGGTATGCCATCCGTGCAGCCGCTGCGCCTTCTGACACCATCAGGTAATCAGGCATTTTCATCGCGTGTGTCCCTTTAGTCTCCAGATTGAAGCAGTCGATGTTTGCTCGAATAGATGCATTCCGACTACCGACTACTGTATACAGAAAGCGTACGGTCATCGAAGATGGCCGGCATATCGGTACAAACACCGAGACGCATTGCAGTCCACCTAAGCTGTTCAAGGTCGAGACGCCGAACCTCGAATGTCGGCTGAAATCCGAGCGCGCACTTGTGCTCAGAAACGGAAGGACCGTTTCAGCCAGCAGCATAACGGCCTCGTAGCACGACGCAACGACGCGAAAAGCCTCTTAAAAAAAAGACATAAATTCAATACGTTGCCGCCGTCACTCCGCTGAGGGCGCTCCTTCCGTGATGACGCTGCAGCGCGCCTCCATGAGCCGCAAAAATCCCACGCCTGGGTGTTTACCCATAGAGACATCAGTGCAGTGCGCGCTTAATCTTTGGATACAGAGTTCAGAACACGGTAGGCGGTAGACGGTTCTGGCCATAACACCTGAGTGTGGTCCCTATCAATTCTTGGAGGCAGGAAGTCATGAGCGTCAAATCGGACAAGGTGGATGAACAGAAGCGCACCGGAGGAGGTTCGGCTCCCGTCGCCAGGAAGCTGATTCCGTTCGGCGGTTATTACGCGAACCGCACACCCGAGCACGATCCCGAACTCACGGAAACGGGGCCAGGCACCCCGACGGGCGAATTCATGCGCCGGTTCTGGCATCCGGTGTGTATGTCGATGGAACTGACCGACACGCCCCGCTTCCTCAAAATCATGAACGAAGAACTCGTTGCGTTCCGTGACAAGAGCGGCCGCGTCGGCGTGCTGCATGCGCATTGCGTGCACCGTGGCGCGTCGCTCGAATACGGCGCCATCCAGGAGCGCGGCATCATGTGCTGCTATCACGGCATGGTGTTCGATGTGGACGGCGCATGCCTCCATGTGCCGTTCCCGAAGGGTGAAGAGAAGGAAGCCGAGAGGTATGCATGCTCGATTCGCCAGGGGGCTTACAAGGCCGTCGAGCGCAACGGTCTCGTCTTTGCCTACATGGGCCCGCCGGAAGAAGAGCCGCCGTTCCCGGAATGGGAAGGCGATTACACGGTGATGCCGGGCGACGAACTGGTCCCGTACAGCAACTTCCAGCACTGCAACTGGCTGCAGGTTCAGGACAACGCAGCGGACAACTATCACCCGACGGCGCTGCACGCCGGCAAGAACGTTGTCGACGGTAACTATCAAGGCACGACGTTCGACGAAGTGGGTGCTGCGTCGATGGAAGTGGCTCCCGACATGAATTTCGTGCCGGTCCAAGGCGGCCGCAGTCTGGCGTGCGCCGGTGCGCGTCGTGTCAACAAGGACCGTCTCTTCGTACGCGTCCAGCATCAGGTCCTTCCGAATCTGAGCCTGCACGCATACACGTCGGAAGATGGCTCGAAGAAGAAGTACTTCAGCCGCTTCCACATCATCCGCTGGACGGTGCCCGTCGATGACGAAAACAGCAAGATGATCGGCTGGCGCGTGATGGGCCCGGGCATCGACACCCGCGGAGTAGGCAATAAGGAAATGGTCGGCTACGAGACCATCGACTTCCTCGAAGGTCAGGTCGCGATGCGCCGACCGGAGCGCTTCGGACAATACAAGCTCGAAGACATGCCGCCGATTCCGCGGAATCATCGCGAGCGCGCGATTTACAAGCAGGCTCAATACGCACCGGGCGACTACGAAGCCATCATCAGCCAGCGCCCCATCGCGGTCCACGCGCTGGAAAACCCGACGAAGTTCGATGCGGGCCTCTATCAGTTCCGCAAGATGCTGCGCGATGCAGTCCGCGGCACGAATGCAGCAGCATCGGCACAAGGTTTCGCTGAATGGTTCCGCGCACTGGGCGGCTCCCCCAACAGCTTCTGCTCGGGCAACGTCTTCGAAATCGCCGAGGGCGCAACCGTCGAAGAAGAAGTTGCGCGTCGTCGCAAGGTTCTGAAGACGGTCGTCCAGATCCTGACGGAAAGCGACAGCATGAAGGGTGAAGAACGCGGCGAGTTCGTCCGCAACAGGTTCGAAGAACTCGAGCAGTCGCTCAAGGGCTAACACGGCGGGCGCGCCACTCTGACGAGTCGGTGCGCACCGGTACCAGCCGCAAGCACCTGCGGCCGGCTACTCGCCAGGAAGGAAACGACCATGGACACAGTATTGGAAAGAGAAGAAGCGGTTGAAGATATCGAAGCCGCTACGCTCGATGTTCGTGTGAAGCAGATTCGTTACGAAGGCAAAGGCATCAATTCGTACGAGCTCATAAGTCCGAACGGAAAGACGCTACCCCGCTTCGAAGCCGGTTCGCACATCGACATCCATCTGAAGAACGGCACCATCAGACAGTATTCGCTCTGCAACTCGCCCGCCGAGCGCAATCGCTATGTCATCGCCGTACTCAAGGACGAAAACGGCCGCGGTGGCTCGCGCGCTGTTCACGAAAGCATTTCGGCTGGGGACATTGTCACCATCAGCAAGCCACGGAATCATTTTGCGCTTTCCGAAGACGCGAAAAAGGTCATCCTGATTGCGGGCGGCATCGGCGTCACGCCGTTGAAGGCGATGGCACACGAACTGGAAGAGCGCGATGTCGATTTTGTCATGCACTACTGCGCCCGAAGCGCAGAAGCGGCGGCCTTTGGCCCCGAGCTGGAACGCATGCAGCGCACGGGCAAGCTTCGCTATCACTTCGACGACGGCGAAGCAGCGAACCAGTTCGACTTGCGCGCACTGTTGAGCGAGCCCACGCCGGGCACGCATGTTTATTACTGCGGCCCGGGCGGATTCATGGCGGCTTGTGCTGACGCCGCAAGTCATTGGCCGAAAGGCACCGTGCACTTCGAGCATTTCAAGGCACCGGAGCAGCCAAAGCGAGAGTCCACCGGCACTGACACTCAGGACGGATGTGACGTCACGATCGCCAGCACGGGCCAGGTCGTACATGTCGGACCCAACCAGAACTTCAGCGAAGCGCTGAATGAGGCGGGTATCGAGGTTCCGACCTCATGCTGCGCCGGCTTGTGCGCGACCTGCAAGGTTCGCTACCTCGAAGGCGAAGTCGAGCACAACGATTTCATCCTGGGTGACGACGACCGAAAGGAATTCCTCACGATCTGCGTCTCCAGACCGCTGAGCAAGACCTTGGTGCTGGATCTTTAACCACGAACAAACCTGGAAATAGCATGAAAGTCTTCTACGATAAGGATGCCGACCTCGCTCTTCTGAAAAGCCGAAGCGTCGCAATCATCGGCTACGGTTCGCAAGGTCACGCTCACGCGCTCAACCTGAAGGACAGCGGCATCAACGTCTGCGTCGGTTTGCGCAAAGGCCCATCCTGGGAGAAGGCAAAAGCCGCGGGTCTGACTGTAAAGAGCATCGCCGACGCAGTCAAAGAAGCCGATATCGTCATGATGCTGTTGCCCGACGAGCAAATCGCCGACGTCTATCGCGCGGAGGTCGAACCGAACGCCCGCAAAGGGGCGGTTCTTGGTTTCGCGCATGGTTTCAACATCCATTACGGTCAGGTCAACCCGCGCGCTGACCTTGACGTGATGATGGTCGCCCCGAAAGCACCGGGACACACCGTTCGAAGCACCTACGCCGCAGGCGGTGGAGTCCCGCATCTCATCGCTGTTGCGCAGGACAAATCCGGCTCAGCTCGTGATATCGCCTTGGCATACGCAGCGGCGAACGGCGGCGGCCGTGCAGGCATCATCGAAACCAGCTTCCTTGAAGAAACCGAGACCGACCTCTTCGGTGAGCAGGCGGTCCTCTGCGGCGGCCTTGTCGACCTTATTAAAGCCGGTTTCGAAGTCCTCGTGGAAGCCGGCTACTCTGCCGAGATGGCGTACTTCGAATGTCTGCACGAAGTGAAGCTTATCGTGGACCTCATCTACGAAGGCGGCATCAGCAACATGAACTACGGTATCTCGAACAATGCCGAGTTCGGTGAGTACGTCACCAGTCCTCGAATCGTGACGGCAGAAACGAAGAATGCAATGAAAGCGGTCCTTCGCGACATCCAGACGGGTGAATACGCGAAGAGCTTCATTCTTGAAAACAAGGCTGGCGCTCCAACACTTCAGGCCCGCCGACGCATCACGTCTTCGCACCAGATTGAAGTCGTGGGTTCGAAGCTGCGCGCGATGATGCCGTGGATTAGCAAGGACGCACTCGTCGACCGCTCGAAGAATTAGGCTTTCTGACCTTGTCACGCAAGGATGTCTCTAGCAACTTCCGAGCGTGGTCGCTGACACAACAGCAACGGGATACACGATGACATCGAAGTTGCTCAAGATTCAGTCACGCACCGATTACGTCGAAGAGGTCTACAACTCCCTCGTCGATGCCATCTGCGAGGGGGCGCTAAGTCCTGGCGCGCGATTGACTCAGGAAGACATCGCTGAGCAACTTGCGGTGTCCCGCTCCCCTGTCCATCAAGCGCTGCGACTGCTCAAGAAGGACGGGCTGGTTCAGGATGCGCCAGGCAGAGGGGTGCTGGTCGCACCGCTAGACGCGCAGTACCTGAGCGACGTCTACGAAATCCGCGGCACGCTCGATGCACTCGCTGCGAAGCTCGCCGCCGGGAAAAGAGCGCGATTGGAACCTGAACTCTTTGACCGCGGTCGCGCCGCATCTACCTCGGGCAATGTTCGCGCAATGATAGACGCAGATATGGACTTCCATTTTGCCGTCTATGGCGCTTCAGGAAACCGGCTCATCGGCGAGACAGCACGAGGGCATTGGGTGCATCTAAGGCGCGTCATGGGGGCAATCCTGCAGGTGTCCGCGCAGCGAGAGTCTATCTGGGAGGAGCATGCCGCCATCGCAAGAGCGATTGAACGGGGCGATGCATCCCTTGCGATGAACCTGTCGGAGCTTCACGCCAAACGAGCTCACCGGCATCTGATTGGCGAGTTCGAGGTGCTACTGCAAGCCCAAACGCTAATGGCCGACGTGAAGGCGCCAGCCGAGGAGGTGTTGACCTGATTTTTAAGTAGCAACATTTTTGCGTCGTTTGACGAAAACGAATTCTTTTAAATATGTACTACGAAATAAATGGACATGCATCTCATGCGTGCAGTCTGAACAACCATCGTTTGTCTATGCGTTCCCCCACTTGATAAAGGAGCATCTGATGTCAACAGTCGCTGAAGCGCAATCGGAAACCAGGCAGGACTCGATTCTCAAGCCGGGAAAAATCTCGATTTACGAGCCGGACCAGGAAGGGCTGATTTTCCCCACGATGCCCGAATTCAAGAGCGTGCAGGAGCATCGCACCTACCTGAAGGAGCGTCTGGTTGCCGCGTGCCGTGCGT
This Paraburkholderia sabiae DNA region includes the following protein-coding sequences:
- the ilvC gene encoding ketol-acid reductoisomerase, translating into MKVFYDKDADLALLKSRSVAIIGYGSQGHAHALNLKDSGINVCVGLRKGPSWEKAKAAGLTVKSIADAVKEADIVMMLLPDEQIADVYRAEVEPNARKGAVLGFAHGFNIHYGQVNPRADLDVMMVAPKAPGHTVRSTYAAGGGVPHLIAVAQDKSGSARDIALAYAAANGGGRAGIIETSFLEETETDLFGEQAVLCGGLVDLIKAGFEVLVEAGYSAEMAYFECLHEVKLIVDLIYEGGISNMNYGISNNAEFGEYVTSPRIVTAETKNAMKAVLRDIQTGEYAKSFILENKAGAPTLQARRRITSSHQIEVVGSKLRAMMPWISKDALVDRSKN
- a CDS encoding GntR family transcriptional regulator codes for the protein MTSKLLKIQSRTDYVEEVYNSLVDAICEGALSPGARLTQEDIAEQLAVSRSPVHQALRLLKKDGLVQDAPGRGVLVAPLDAQYLSDVYEIRGTLDALAAKLAAGKRARLEPELFDRGRAASTSGNVRAMIDADMDFHFAVYGASGNRLIGETARGHWVHLRRVMGAILQVSAQRESIWEEHAAIARAIERGDASLAMNLSELHAKRAHRHLIGEFEVLLQAQTLMADVKAPAEEVLT
- a CDS encoding PDR/VanB family oxidoreductase, translated to MDTVLEREEAVEDIEAATLDVRVKQIRYEGKGINSYELISPNGKTLPRFEAGSHIDIHLKNGTIRQYSLCNSPAERNRYVIAVLKDENGRGGSRAVHESISAGDIVTISKPRNHFALSEDAKKVILIAGGIGVTPLKAMAHELEERDVDFVMHYCARSAEAAAFGPELERMQRTGKLRYHFDDGEAANQFDLRALLSEPTPGTHVYYCGPGGFMAACADAASHWPKGTVHFEHFKAPEQPKRESTGTDTQDGCDVTIASTGQVVHVGPNQNFSEALNEAGIEVPTSCCAGLCATCKVRYLEGEVEHNDFILGDDDRKEFLTICVSRPLSKTLVLDL
- a CDS encoding Rieske 2Fe-2S domain-containing protein, yielding MSVKSDKVDEQKRTGGGSAPVARKLIPFGGYYANRTPEHDPELTETGPGTPTGEFMRRFWHPVCMSMELTDTPRFLKIMNEELVAFRDKSGRVGVLHAHCVHRGASLEYGAIQERGIMCCYHGMVFDVDGACLHVPFPKGEEKEAERYACSIRQGAYKAVERNGLVFAYMGPPEEEPPFPEWEGDYTVMPGDELVPYSNFQHCNWLQVQDNAADNYHPTALHAGKNVVDGNYQGTTFDEVGAASMEVAPDMNFVPVQGGRSLACAGARRVNKDRLFVRVQHQVLPNLSLHAYTSEDGSKKKYFSRFHIIRWTVPVDDENSKMIGWRVMGPGIDTRGVGNKEMVGYETIDFLEGQVAMRRPERFGQYKLEDMPPIPRNHRERAIYKQAQYAPGDYEAIISQRPIAVHALENPTKFDAGLYQFRKMLRDAVRGTNAAASAQGFAEWFRALGGSPNSFCSGNVFEIAEGATVEEEVARRRKVLKTVVQILTESDSMKGEERGEFVRNRFEELEQSLKG